One genomic segment of Carassius carassius chromosome 21, fCarCar2.1, whole genome shotgun sequence includes these proteins:
- the LOC132097111 gene encoding forkhead box protein B2-like — MPRPGKNSYSDQKPPYSYISLTAMAIQSSSEKMLPLSDIYKFIMDRFPYYRENTQRWQNSLRHNLSFNDCFIKIPRRPDQPGKGSFWALHPDCGDMFENGSFLRRRKRFKLLRVEHSACKSGPVLHSYHSHAQHALHQSHHHSGKLAVGHPEYLGTMDRLSHFQSYTLGGGQSGSFKHPFAIESLIGRDYKGVMASGLPIASVMHHLGYPVPAQLGSMVNSVWPHVGMLSEPVSSEYPPFNVAVKGLYHHHPGTQSMPAVPVPIKPTPTLGAVPSLTGMTPGVTQLCPRTAALMERDTTALVEEKSVSLHPALLQS, encoded by the coding sequence atgcCTCGGCCAGGCAAGAACTCCTACAGTGACCAGAAGCCTCCATACTCGTACATCTCTCTGACCGCCATGGCCATTCAAAGCTCCTCTGAGAAGATGCTCCCCCTCAGCGACATCTACAAATTCATCATGGACCGTTTCCCCTATTACCGTGAGAACACCCAACGCTGGCAGAACTCGCTCCGGCACAACCTTTCCTTCAACGACTGCTTCATTAAGATCCCCCGGCGGCCCGACCAGCCGGGAAAGGGCAGCTTCTGGGCCCTGCATCCGGACTGTGGAGACATGTTCGAGAACGGCAGCTTCCTGCGCCGCCGCAAGCGCTTCAAGCTCCTCCGGGTGGAGCATTCGGCTTGCAAGAGCGGCCCTGTGCTGCACTCCTACCACTCTCATGCCCAGCATGCCTTGCACCAATCCCACCACCATTCGGGCAAGCTGGCCGTGGGACATCCGGAGTACCTGGGCACCATGGACCGGCTCTCCCACTTCCAGAGCTACACGCTTGGCGGCGGGCAGAGCGGCAGCTTCAAACACCCGTTTGCCATCGAGAGCTTGATTGGCAGAGACTATAAAGGAGTGATGGCCAGTGGGTTGCCCATCGCCTCGGTCATGCATCACCTCGGGTATCCTGTGCCTGCTCAACTGGGCAGCATGGTCAACTCGGTGTGGCCCCATGTGGGCATGCTGTCTGAGCCGGTGTCCTCAGAATACCCACCGTTCAATGTGGCAGTCAAGGGGCTGTACCATCATCACCCGGGAACCCAAAGCATGCCTGCTGTGCCCGTGCCCATCAAACCCACACCAACCCTGGGCGCAGTCCCGTCCTTGACTGGCATGACGCCGGGAGTAACGCAGCTGTGCCCGAGAACAGCAGCGCTGATGGAGAGAGACACAACGGCTCTTGTTGAGGAGAAAAGCGTGTCTCTCCATCCTGCCCTCCTGCAGTCCTGA